The genomic region TGGTGGCGCTGCCCTATCTCGTGTTCGCCCAGTATCTCGCGCTGTTCACGTCGTTGGCCTACGCCAAGGCACCGGACAACCCGTTCCCGTCCGGTGAGGTCAGCCGGGTCGTGAAGGGCGTGACGATCTATCCCATGACGGTGGGACGGTGATGACGGTGGCGCGCTATCTGGGGGTCGACGGCGGCGGCTCGAAGACCGCGTTCGCACTCGTCGACACGACCGGCCACGTCCTGGCCCGCGCCACAGCACCCACCTCCTACTACTTCTCCGAGGGATTCGACGTCGTCGAACATGTGCTCTCCCAAGGGGTCACGGATATCTGCGGCCAAGCTGGCATCGAGACGTCCGATATCGACGCGGCGTTCTTCGGTATCCCCGGCTACGGCGAGGCCAGCGGTGACATCGCGCAACTCGATGCCGTGCCCGGCCGCGTCCTCGGCCACGACCGCTACAGCTGCGACAACGACATGGTCTGCGGCTGGGCCGGGTCACTCGGTGGCGAGGACGGTATCAATGTCATCAGCGGTACGGGTTCGATGACGTACGGTGAGCGAAATGGCACGGGACACCGCGTCGGCGGCTGGGGCGAACTCTTCGGCGACGAGGGTTCGGCGTATTGGGTTGCGACTCAGGGCTTAAACGCATTCAGCCGGATGAGTGACGGCCGACTGGCCCGCGGCCCACTCTACGAACAGCTCAAGAGGCGGCTCGACGTCGCGGCGGACCTCGACGTCGTCAGCCTGGTCATCGAGAAGTGGGCGGGAAACCGCAGTTCGATCGCCGCGCTGGCGACCACCGTCTGCCAGGCCGCCCACGATGACGAGGTCGCGGCGGGCATCCTGTCCGCCGCTGTCGCCGAACTCGTGACACTCGTCGAAACCACCCGCACGCTGCTGGGTTTCACCGACCTTGAGACGGTGCCGGTGTCCTACTCGGGCGGGATGTTCTCTGACGAGGGATTTCTGGCGCTCTTCCTCGCAGCGCTCGGCGGCCTGCCCGGCAAGTACGACCTGCAGCGCCCGCTACTCGATCCCGCGGTGGGAGCGGCCATCTATGCCGCAAAGCGCAGCGGCCATCCGCTGAGTTCCAGCTCGATGCAGCAACTCATCACAAACCGCCAACGGACCGATGAGGTGAAGCCATCGTGACCGATGCGCCAACGACCACGACGCGCAGCTGGATCTTCTACGCCGCATTGCTCATCCTCTTCTGGGGAGTGTGGGGCGCCTTCTCGGCCCTGCCCGCG from Mycolicibacterium sp. YH-1 harbors:
- a CDS encoding N-acetylglucosamine kinase — its product is MTVARYLGVDGGGSKTAFALVDTTGHVLARATAPTSYYFSEGFDVVEHVLSQGVTDICGQAGIETSDIDAAFFGIPGYGEASGDIAQLDAVPGRVLGHDRYSCDNDMVCGWAGSLGGEDGINVISGTGSMTYGERNGTGHRVGGWGELFGDEGSAYWVATQGLNAFSRMSDGRLARGPLYEQLKRRLDVAADLDVVSLVIEKWAGNRSSIAALATTVCQAAHDDEVAAGILSAAVAELVTLVETTRTLLGFTDLETVPVSYSGGMFSDEGFLALFLAALGGLPGKYDLQRPLLDPAVGAAIYAAKRSGHPLSSSSMQQLITNRQRTDEVKPS